One part of the Marinihelvus fidelis genome encodes these proteins:
- a CDS encoding SDR family oxidoreductase, producing the protein MANVLISGANRGIGLALARLYHDRGDRVVALCRSNPGGLDGLGVEVHENCDVTDQAALDRLAKSLQGQTIDVLVANAGIMIYEGLDELDREHCLRQYEVNALGPVWLTRALLPNLVAGSKVGIVSSRVGSLADNQSGGNYGYRMSKAAVNMAGVNLAHDLAPRGVAVALLHPGYVKTDMVSMGGDVEPDVAAAGLVERLDELDNDSTGTFWHAQGQALPW; encoded by the coding sequence ATGGCCAATGTATTGATCAGTGGCGCCAACCGGGGTATCGGGCTGGCGCTTGCTCGCCTTTACCACGACCGTGGCGACCGGGTTGTCGCGCTGTGCCGCAGCAACCCGGGCGGGTTGGACGGGCTTGGCGTCGAGGTTCATGAAAACTGCGACGTCACCGACCAGGCCGCCCTCGACCGCCTGGCGAAGTCGCTGCAGGGCCAGACCATTGATGTCCTGGTCGCCAATGCCGGCATCATGATTTACGAAGGCCTGGACGAACTCGATCGCGAACACTGCCTGCGACAGTACGAGGTCAATGCGCTGGGGCCGGTGTGGCTGACGCGTGCACTATTACCCAACCTGGTCGCTGGCAGCAAGGTCGGCATTGTCTCCAGCCGCGTCGGTTCGCTCGCGGACAACCAGTCCGGCGGCAACTACGGCTACCGCATGTCCAAGGCGGCGGTGAACATGGCGGGCGTCAACCTGGCGCACGACCTTGCACCGCGCGGCGTAGCCGTCGCCCTGCTCCACCCGGGTTATGTCAAGACCGATATGGTGAGCATGGGCGGCGATGTCGAGCCCGACGTGGCCGCGGCGGGCCTGGTCGAACGCCTGGATGAACTCGATAACGACTCGACCGGCACGTTCTGGCACGCCCAGGGACAGGCATTACCCTGGTGA
- a CDS encoding DUF6116 family protein, which produces MRFPILVIIAAVLFVADMLVPDILPFVDEILLALGTVMLSRFKRRDA; this is translated from the coding sequence TTGCGATTTCCGATCCTGGTGATTATCGCCGCGGTGTTGTTCGTGGCCGACATGCTGGTACCCGACATTCTGCCCTTTGTTGATGAAATACTGCTGGCCCTGGGCACCGTCATGCTCTCCAGGTTCAAGCGCCGTGACGCCTAG
- a CDS encoding efflux RND transporter periplasmic adaptor subunit: protein MNSEAAPDKRRPGLPRTLIVCALIAVIGIVLLTLIFNTEPGAERETAVRQSAVMVDIVSPEAGDFQPVIQALGSVRPSQEIELRSRVFGEVTAISDRLAPGGFVSAGDVLLRIQDADYRNTLLQRQSELQQAIAELEQEKGRQIQAEREYRDLKADRGEALDPANLSLILRQPQLQSAEARVNAARAAAAQAQLDLERTVIRAPFDALVLERAVNLGSQVSTGEALAHLVGLERYWVEATVPLDKLRWLAFANGEPGAGSAVTVHHRSAWPEGQYRRGYLDQLVGQLEGGTRLARVLVVVEDPLARAAANADQPGLIIGAFMDTRISGRQISGALKLPRELVRQGDTVWLMRDGVLAIQPVVIQFEDASYAYISEGLQASDQVVATNLATVKEGLRLRPREAGAGP from the coding sequence GTGAATTCCGAAGCTGCCCCCGACAAGCGCCGTCCCGGCCTGCCCCGTACGCTCATTGTTTGCGCGCTGATCGCCGTCATCGGCATCGTGCTGCTGACGTTGATTTTCAATACCGAGCCCGGTGCCGAGCGGGAAACCGCCGTACGCCAGTCCGCCGTGATGGTCGATATCGTCAGCCCCGAGGCCGGCGATTTCCAGCCCGTCATCCAGGCCCTCGGTTCGGTGCGCCCGTCGCAGGAAATTGAACTGCGTTCCCGCGTGTTCGGCGAGGTAACAGCCATTTCCGACCGCCTGGCGCCGGGTGGTTTTGTCAGCGCCGGCGACGTGCTGTTGCGCATCCAGGACGCCGACTATCGCAATACCCTGTTGCAACGCCAGAGTGAGCTGCAACAGGCGATTGCCGAGCTGGAGCAGGAAAAGGGCCGGCAAATCCAGGCCGAACGTGAATACCGCGACCTGAAAGCCGACCGCGGCGAGGCCCTGGACCCGGCCAACCTGTCGCTGATCCTGCGCCAGCCGCAGCTGCAGAGCGCAGAGGCCCGCGTGAACGCCGCGCGCGCCGCCGCGGCCCAGGCCCAGCTGGATCTCGAGCGTACCGTGATTCGCGCACCATTCGATGCGCTGGTGTTGGAACGCGCCGTGAACCTGGGTTCGCAGGTGAGCACCGGCGAAGCACTGGCACACCTGGTCGGACTGGAACGATACTGGGTGGAAGCCACCGTGCCGCTGGACAAACTTCGCTGGCTGGCCTTCGCCAACGGCGAGCCCGGCGCGGGCTCCGCGGTCACCGTCCATCACCGTTCGGCCTGGCCGGAGGGACAGTACCGCCGCGGTTACCTCGACCAGCTGGTCGGCCAGCTGGAGGGCGGCACGCGCCTGGCGCGGGTGCTGGTGGTGGTTGAAGACCCGTTGGCGCGGGCCGCTGCCAACGCCGACCAGCCCGGCCTGATCATCGGCGCCTTCATGGATACACGCATTTCCGGCCGGCAGATCAGTGGCGCGCTCAAGCTGCCGCGGGAACTGGTACGCCAGGGTGATACGGTCTGGCTGATGCGCGATGGCGTCCTGGCGATCCAGCCGGTCGTCATCCAGTTCGAAGATGCCAGCTACGCTTACATCAGCGAAGGCCTGCAGGCCAGCGACCAGGTCGTGGCGACCAACCTGGCCACGGTCAAGGAAGGACTGCGGCTGCGGCCACGCGAAGCAGGCGCAGGCCCGTGA
- a CDS encoding efflux RND transporter permease subunit — translation MSRAFEQDGIRRGPIAWMAQNAIAANLLMIILIGGGIYTALTMQKEVDPDFALDIVEVVVSYPGAAPEEVEQGIILPIEEAIRGVTGIREITSNAWEGQGRVRMELVAGVDRIKVFQDIDQAVTQVRTFPEDAEEPEVRLQDRVRDVMEIALYGDADVWTMRKLAERVRDRLLNQPGISQVEIGGALDYITHVEIPSSTLREYGLTLGEVGNIIEQSSRDVPAGSIDTSGGQILLRVEERKQWADQLGQIVIRSAETGSPVTLGDIAEIRDGFEEVGFQSQFNRRPSIDLEVFRIGEQSPLEVAAAVHEVLAELDTTLPDGISWRIDGNAAKDFDDRMSLLLENGALAIVIIVIILSLFLEFRLAFWIMMGMTISFIGSITVLPWLGVSINMVSMFGFLVALGIVVDDAIVVGENVYEYRERGMGKMEAAIKGAKEMAWPVTFSILTNVVAFLPVMFLPGVTGNYWWPLPAVVIAVLLFSLAEALFILPAHLAHVHERTHTSVSESMHGWQRRFSRGVSNWIDNRYRPFLGTALRHRYISLTAAVTLLAVTGGYALSDHMGMVLMPELAADEIEAGVRLPTGTTRDQAASIAVEVTEATHRMFEKHDLYQTAEGIKTNVRGGSSFVDVEIVMKPPDERNMTARDVIQLWRQEIGDIDGVDQITFEAERGPGGWRDDIEIDLSHSDVDVLTEASEALVERLEAFEAASGVNTNYQPGKSQLSFTLMPEGRALGLTPNDVGRQVRDAFYGAVAMRHLRGTNEVEIRVKLPEAEREDRRYLEDFVIQAPNGVEVPLMDVVTVQQGTAFRSIDRRDGRRVITVSTDVEPKSAAGRLLDTIRAETLPQLRADFPGLTWTFEGNQAEMRESTANLWGSFALALFAIYALLAIAFSSYVQPLIVMMSIPFGVVGAVLGHMILGYDLSLVSMMGVVAVAGVVVNGALIMVHYANSKRDEMGPEAAVLEAGTRRFRPIVLTTLTTFGGVTPIIMETSLQAYHLVPMAISLGFGIVFSTTIMLLLVPCLYMMLEDIRQLFQRQPVSTPAR, via the coding sequence GTGAGCCGCGCTTTCGAACAGGACGGCATCCGCCGCGGCCCCATCGCCTGGATGGCGCAGAACGCCATTGCCGCCAACCTGCTGATGATCATCCTGATCGGCGGCGGCATCTACACCGCCCTGACCATGCAGAAGGAGGTCGATCCGGACTTCGCGCTCGATATCGTCGAAGTCGTCGTCAGCTATCCCGGCGCCGCGCCGGAAGAAGTTGAACAGGGCATTATCCTGCCGATCGAGGAGGCCATTCGTGGCGTCACCGGCATTCGCGAGATCACGTCCAATGCCTGGGAAGGCCAGGGCCGGGTGCGGATGGAGCTGGTCGCCGGCGTTGACCGGATCAAGGTGTTCCAGGACATCGACCAGGCCGTCACCCAGGTGCGCACGTTCCCTGAAGATGCCGAAGAGCCCGAAGTCCGCCTGCAGGACCGCGTCCGTGACGTCATGGAGATCGCGCTGTACGGCGATGCCGATGTCTGGACCATGCGCAAGTTGGCCGAACGGGTCCGCGACCGGTTGCTGAACCAGCCGGGGATCAGCCAGGTCGAGATCGGCGGCGCGCTGGATTACATCACCCACGTGGAAATTCCTTCATCCACGTTACGCGAATACGGCCTGACCCTGGGTGAAGTCGGCAACATTATCGAGCAGTCCAGTCGCGATGTGCCGGCGGGTTCCATCGACACCAGCGGTGGCCAGATCCTGCTGCGTGTTGAGGAACGCAAACAGTGGGCCGACCAGCTCGGCCAGATTGTCATCCGCAGCGCCGAGACCGGCAGCCCGGTCACGCTGGGCGACATCGCAGAGATCCGCGACGGTTTCGAGGAAGTCGGATTCCAGAGCCAGTTCAACCGGCGGCCTTCCATCGACCTGGAAGTCTTCCGTATCGGCGAGCAGTCGCCATTGGAAGTGGCCGCCGCCGTTCACGAGGTGCTGGCAGAGCTCGACACCACGCTGCCCGACGGCATCAGCTGGCGCATCGACGGCAATGCGGCCAAGGATTTCGACGACCGCATGTCGCTGCTGCTGGAGAACGGCGCGCTGGCCATTGTCATCATCGTCATCATTCTGAGCCTGTTCCTCGAATTCCGCCTGGCGTTCTGGATCATGATGGGGATGACCATCTCGTTTATCGGCTCGATCACCGTGCTGCCGTGGCTGGGCGTGAGCATCAACATGGTGTCGATGTTCGGCTTCCTGGTGGCGCTGGGCATTGTCGTCGATGACGCCATTGTCGTGGGCGAGAACGTCTACGAATACCGCGAGCGCGGCATGGGCAAGATGGAAGCCGCCATCAAGGGCGCGAAGGAAATGGCCTGGCCGGTCACCTTCAGCATCCTGACCAACGTGGTCGCGTTCCTGCCGGTAATGTTCCTGCCCGGCGTGACCGGCAACTACTGGTGGCCGTTGCCGGCGGTGGTGATCGCGGTTCTGCTGTTCAGCCTGGCCGAAGCGCTGTTTATCCTGCCGGCGCACCTGGCGCACGTACACGAGCGCACGCACACCAGTGTCAGCGAGTCCATGCACGGCTGGCAGCGCCGCTTCTCGCGCGGCGTCAGCAACTGGATCGACAACCGCTACCGGCCGTTCCTGGGCACCGCCCTGCGCCACCGCTACATTTCATTGACCGCTGCCGTGACCCTGCTGGCGGTGACCGGCGGTTACGCCCTGTCCGACCACATGGGCATGGTGCTGATGCCGGAACTGGCCGCGGACGAGATCGAGGCCGGCGTGCGCCTGCCCACCGGCACCACCCGTGACCAGGCCGCGTCCATTGCCGTCGAGGTCACCGAGGCCACGCACCGGATGTTCGAGAAACACGACCTTTACCAGACCGCGGAAGGCATCAAGACCAATGTCCGCGGCGGTTCATCTTTCGTCGATGTCGAAATTGTCATGAAGCCACCGGACGAACGAAACATGACCGCCCGCGACGTAATCCAGCTGTGGCGCCAGGAAATCGGCGACATCGACGGCGTCGACCAGATCACCTTCGAGGCTGAGCGTGGCCCGGGCGGCTGGCGCGATGACATCGAGATCGACCTGAGTCATTCCGACGTTGATGTCCTGACCGAGGCCAGCGAAGCGCTTGTGGAACGGCTCGAGGCCTTTGAAGCGGCCAGCGGCGTCAACACCAACTACCAGCCGGGCAAGTCACAGCTCAGTTTTACGTTGATGCCGGAAGGCCGGGCACTGGGGCTGACCCCGAACGATGTCGGCCGCCAGGTGCGCGACGCCTTTTATGGCGCCGTCGCCATGCGCCACCTGCGCGGCACCAACGAGGTGGAAATACGCGTCAAGCTGCCCGAAGCAGAACGCGAAGACCGTCGCTACCTGGAAGACTTCGTGATCCAGGCGCCGAATGGCGTGGAAGTGCCGCTTATGGACGTGGTGACCGTGCAGCAGGGCACCGCCTTCCGCTCGATCGACCGCCGTGACGGCCGCCGGGTGATTACCGTCAGCACCGACGTGGAACCCAAGAGTGCCGCCGGTCGCCTGCTTGATACGATTCGCGCCGAAACACTGCCGCAGTTAAGAGCCGACTTTCCGGGGCTGACCTGGACCTTCGAAGGCAACCAGGCAGAGATGCGCGAATCCACCGCCAACCTGTGGGGCAGCTTCGCGTTGGCCCTGTTCGCCATCTACGCCTTGCTGGCGATCGCATTCAGCAGCTACGTGCAGCCGTTGATCGTGATGATGTCGATCCCCTTCGGCGTGGTCGGCGCGGTACTCGGCCACATGATCCTGGGCTACGACCTGTCGCTGGTCAGCATGATGGGCGTGGTTGCCGTGGCCGGCGTGGTCGTCAACGGCGCGCTGATCATGGTCCACTACGCCAACAGCAAGCGCGATGAAATGGGGCCGGAGGCGGCCGTGCTGGAGGCCGGAACACGACGGTTCCGGCCCATTGTCCTGACGACCCTGACCACCTTTGGCGGGGTCACGCCGATCATCATGGAGACCTCGCTGCAGGCCTACCACCTGGTGCCGATGGCGATTTCCCTGGGCTTCGGTATCGTCTTCTCGACCACCATCATGCTGCTGCTGGTGCCCTGCCTGTACATGATGCTGGAAGACATCCGCCAGCTGTTCCAGCGTCAGCCGGTGAGCACACCGGCACGGTAA
- a CDS encoding pirin family protein: protein MSDTGNRPLARVIPAMATSDGAGVKLRRSIGANGGHRLDPFLMLDEFGTDNPQDYIAGFPPHPHRGFETVTYMIDGHMRHEDHLGNVGELKSGGVQWMTAGRGVIHSEMPQQDSGRMRGFQLWINLPAKDKMQPAAYRDVPADDIPLLSLGDGVTAKLIAGRLAVGGQTTAGPINAEPGAMATDPLMADFTLPAGTATTVPVPEGHHAFVYVYEGGVLVDDQPLAMRQAGILGDGARLSLEAGAEDSRVLLVAGRPLGEPVVQYGPFVMNTREEIDQALADYRAGVLTG from the coding sequence ATGAGCGATACAGGCAACCGACCCCTGGCCCGGGTGATCCCGGCCATGGCCACCTCCGATGGCGCCGGTGTGAAACTGCGCCGTAGCATCGGCGCCAATGGCGGCCATCGACTTGACCCCTTCCTGATGCTGGATGAGTTCGGCACGGACAACCCGCAGGACTACATCGCCGGTTTTCCGCCGCACCCGCACCGGGGTTTCGAGACCGTGACCTACATGATCGACGGCCACATGCGTCACGAGGATCACCTGGGAAATGTCGGCGAACTCAAAAGCGGCGGCGTGCAGTGGATGACGGCCGGGCGTGGCGTCATTCACTCCGAGATGCCGCAGCAGGACAGTGGCCGCATGCGTGGATTCCAGCTGTGGATCAACCTGCCGGCGAAGGACAAGATGCAGCCTGCCGCCTACCGCGACGTTCCCGCGGATGACATCCCGCTGTTGTCACTGGGTGACGGTGTGACCGCGAAGCTGATCGCCGGCCGACTCGCGGTTGGTGGTCAAACCACCGCCGGTCCGATCAACGCCGAACCCGGCGCAATGGCGACCGACCCGCTGATGGCGGACTTCACGCTGCCCGCGGGCACCGCCACGACCGTACCCGTGCCCGAGGGGCACCACGCGTTCGTTTACGTCTACGAGGGCGGTGTGCTGGTCGATGATCAGCCGCTGGCGATGCGCCAGGCCGGCATCCTGGGCGATGGCGCACGGCTTTCACTCGAGGCCGGCGCCGAAGACAGCCGGGTGCTGCTGGTGGCCGGTCGCCCGCTGGGCGAGCCGGTGGTCCAGTACGGCCCCTTCGTCATGAACACCCGCGAGGAAATCGACCAGGCGCTGGCCGATTACCGTGCCGGTGTGCTCACCGGCTGA
- a CDS encoding FMN-dependent NADH-azoreductase: MKTLLHINTSLFSDKGQSSALAARYVERWQAANPGGRVIERNLAEHPVAHLGAERFQAFLADAADLTPTQRLALAESDTFIEELRAADAVVIGLPMYNFGVPSVFKAWIDHVARVGVTFRYTANGPEGLLDDRKVMVFAARGGIYLGTPRDTQTDYVTHVLNFIGLRDIEFVYAEGLAMGEDIQRQALEQAHSTIDALAA; encoded by the coding sequence ATGAAAACGCTACTGCACATCAATACCAGCCTGTTCTCCGACAAGGGCCAGTCGTCCGCGCTGGCGGCGCGCTATGTTGAGCGCTGGCAGGCGGCCAACCCCGGTGGCCGGGTGATTGAGCGCAACCTGGCCGAGCACCCGGTGGCGCACCTGGGCGCTGAGCGCTTCCAGGCTTTCCTCGCGGACGCCGCCGACCTGACCCCGACCCAGCGCCTGGCCCTGGCCGAGTCCGATACCTTTATCGAGGAACTGCGCGCAGCCGACGCCGTGGTCATCGGACTGCCGATGTACAACTTTGGCGTGCCGTCGGTGTTCAAGGCGTGGATCGATCACGTGGCCCGCGTGGGCGTGACCTTCCGCTACACGGCCAACGGGCCCGAGGGCCTGCTGGACGACCGCAAGGTCATGGTGTTTGCCGCCCGTGGCGGTATCTACCTGGGCACGCCCAGGGATACCCAGACCGACTACGTGACCCACGTGCTGAACTTCATCGGCCTTCGTGACATCGAGTTTGTCTATGCCGAGGGCCTGGCCATGGGTGAAGATATCCAGCGCCAGGCGCTGGAGCAGGCCCATTCGACCATCGACGCGCTGGCGGCCTGA
- a CDS encoding LysR family transcriptional regulator: protein MNPRVSLDQWRAFVAVVDHGGYAQAAEALHKTQSSVSYAVHRIESLLDVHLFQRQGRRAVLTPGGQVLYQRATTLLDRAGSLERGAAEFGPDWTPELRLAVEIVFPTWVLLEALDQFGARFPQTRVQLYETVLGGMDEALLERRVDLALTPFVPRGFAGDPLLDIRFIAAAHPDHPLHHLGRPVTLDDLRDHRQLVIRDSAQERPRDSGGWLGAEQRWTVSHKATQIRAACMGMGFAWFPEQAIRHELDEGRLAPLPMREGGERYAQVYLVYTDPDAPPRAAAEMAEILRTMSMNRDRLGSP, encoded by the coding sequence TTGAATCCACGGGTATCACTGGACCAATGGCGCGCCTTCGTCGCCGTGGTCGACCATGGCGGCTACGCCCAGGCCGCCGAGGCGCTGCACAAGACCCAGTCGTCGGTCAGTTACGCGGTGCACCGAATCGAGTCATTGCTGGATGTCCACCTGTTCCAGCGCCAGGGTCGGCGCGCGGTGCTGACGCCGGGCGGCCAGGTCCTGTACCAGCGCGCCACCACGCTGCTGGATCGCGCCGGCAGCCTGGAGCGTGGCGCCGCGGAGTTCGGCCCCGACTGGACCCCGGAATTGCGGCTGGCCGTGGAGATCGTATTCCCGACCTGGGTGCTGCTGGAAGCGCTCGACCAGTTCGGCGCCCGGTTTCCGCAGACCCGCGTGCAGCTGTACGAGACAGTCCTGGGTGGCATGGACGAGGCCCTGCTGGAACGCCGGGTCGACCTGGCACTGACGCCGTTTGTCCCGCGCGGCTTTGCCGGTGACCCGTTGCTGGACATCCGCTTCATCGCCGCCGCCCATCCCGACCACCCGTTGCACCACCTGGGCCGCCCGGTCACGCTGGATGACCTGCGCGACCATCGCCAGCTGGTCATCCGCGACAGCGCGCAGGAGCGCCCCCGCGACAGCGGCGGCTGGCTGGGCGCGGAGCAACGCTGGACGGTCAGTCACAAGGCCACCCAGATCCGGGCCGCCTGCATGGGCATGGGTTTCGCCTGGTTCCCCGAGCAGGCCATCCGTCACGAACTCGACGAGGGCCGGCTGGCGCCGCTACCCATGCGCGAAGGTGGAGAGCGCTACGCGCAGGTCTACCTGGTCTACACCGACCCGGATGCGCCGCCGCGTGCCGCGGCCGAGATGGCCGAGATCCTGCGCACCATGTCCATGAACCGCGATAGACTGGGCTCACCATGA
- a CDS encoding alpha/beta hydrolase: MNRCLHCLAVMTAALVATGTHAGELSDNIRIDSQQLGYTLQYRVYTPSPIDPGKQYPVLLVTDGQWYLDDGGMADVLDSMIADGAITPAYVVFVDSRNPDRLEENRRTSEFMCKVPYANFYTAELLPTLYEQYPISVRREDTNVLGLSFGGLNSACFGALASPRFSGIGMHSPASDRHLEAVFPLYRDWDQEPLRVYISAGTRGDNLRAARKLAAVLEEDGHAVTLDVNRGASHDWGNWRVMLDDALLTLLGPGRPPEP; encoded by the coding sequence ATGAACCGATGCCTGCACTGCCTGGCCGTGATGACCGCCGCCCTGGTGGCCACCGGTACTCACGCCGGGGAGTTGTCGGACAATATCCGTATCGACAGCCAGCAACTGGGCTACACGCTCCAGTATCGCGTCTACACACCCTCCCCCATCGACCCGGGCAAACAATACCCGGTGCTACTGGTGACCGATGGCCAGTGGTACCTGGATGACGGTGGGATGGCCGACGTGCTGGACTCGATGATCGCGGACGGGGCAATCACGCCGGCCTACGTGGTGTTTGTCGACAGCCGCAACCCCGACCGGCTGGAGGAAAACCGCCGGACCAGCGAGTTCATGTGCAAGGTGCCGTACGCCAACTTCTACACGGCGGAACTGCTGCCCACGCTGTACGAGCAGTACCCCATCAGTGTCCGCCGCGAGGACACCAACGTGTTGGGCCTTTCTTTCGGCGGGTTGAACAGCGCCTGTTTCGGCGCACTGGCCTCGCCCCGGTTTTCGGGTATCGGCATGCACTCGCCGGCCAGTGACCGGCACCTGGAAGCCGTTTTTCCGCTCTACCGCGACTGGGATCAGGAACCGCTGAGGGTATACATTTCCGCGGGAACGCGCGGCGACAACCTGCGCGCGGCGCGCAAACTCGCGGCCGTCCTGGAAGAGGACGGCCACGCGGTCACGCTGGATGTGAATCGTGGCGCCAGCCACGACTGGGGCAACTGGCGTGTCATGCTCGACGACGCGCTACTCACCCTGCTGGGCCCCGGCAGGCCGCCGGAGCCCTGA
- a CDS encoding peptidylprolyl isomerase, giving the protein MTASVSRLVRSSTMILAALAATPALATQVLFETRFGDFTVELYDDEAPISVANFLEYIESGAYENSIIHRKSDGFVIQGGGHTWTVEDTFERIETRDPIANESGISNTRGTIAMARTSEPDSATSQWFINLRDNAELLDGPTSGDDAGYAVFGEVIGDGMDVVDILGSIQDFYLSTVFTEIPLFNYATGEERSINNYLFTDVSIVSDVPPPPPPFVFNAGVNGAWFNSTDTGEGFYLDVLPDIGLVAMGWYTWDSELPGMDAESGIGDPGQRWLSAQSAAGALNGGTDSVVLNVYNVRGGQFDDYGIGAEQPEAVGTITLSFDDCTTGTVDYTLGSFGESGSIPISRVANDNVALCEALVEAAADVQ; this is encoded by the coding sequence ATGACCGCATCCGTTTCGCGCCTCGTGCGCTCGTCGACGATGATCTTGGCCGCGCTGGCGGCTACACCGGCACTGGCTACCCAGGTGCTGTTCGAGACCCGCTTCGGCGATTTCACGGTTGAGCTGTATGACGACGAGGCACCGATCTCGGTCGCCAACTTCCTCGAGTACATCGAGTCCGGTGCGTACGAGAACTCGATCATTCATCGCAAGAGCGATGGTTTCGTGATCCAGGGCGGCGGCCACACCTGGACCGTGGAAGACACCTTCGAGCGGATAGAAACCCGTGACCCGATTGCCAATGAATCCGGTATTTCCAACACCCGTGGCACCATCGCCATGGCGCGGACCAGCGAGCCGGACAGCGCCACCAGCCAGTGGTTCATCAACCTGCGTGACAACGCCGAGTTGCTTGATGGTCCGACCAGTGGTGATGACGCCGGCTACGCGGTGTTCGGTGAAGTCATCGGCGATGGCATGGACGTCGTCGATATCCTGGGTTCCATCCAGGACTTCTACCTGAGCACGGTGTTTACCGAGATCCCGCTGTTCAACTACGCCACCGGTGAAGAGCGCAGCATCAACAACTACCTGTTCACCGACGTGTCCATCGTAAGCGACGTACCGCCTCCGCCGCCGCCGTTCGTTTTCAACGCCGGCGTCAATGGCGCCTGGTTCAACAGCACCGATACCGGCGAGGGCTTCTACCTGGATGTGCTGCCGGACATCGGCCTGGTGGCGATGGGCTGGTACACCTGGGATTCCGAGCTGCCTGGCATGGACGCGGAATCAGGCATCGGTGACCCCGGCCAGCGCTGGCTGTCGGCCCAGTCCGCGGCCGGCGCGCTGAATGGTGGCACCGACAGCGTCGTGCTGAACGTCTACAACGTCCGTGGCGGCCAATTCGACGATTACGGCATCGGCGCGGAACAACCGGAGGCGGTGGGCACGATCACGCTGAGCTTCGACGATTGCACCACCGGTACCGTGGATTACACGCTGGGCAGCTTTGGCGAGTCCGGCAGCATTCCGATCAGCCGCGTGGCGAATGATAACGTGGCGCTTTGCGAGGCGCTCGTCGAGGCAGCCGCGGACGTTCAGTAA
- the epmB gene encoding EF-P beta-lysylation protein EpmB — protein sequence MPNSPTSLTLHSGTDWKRQLADVVRDGDTLLCALGLTPEQVGFSAAACRGFRLKVPWDFVRRMRHGDPDDPLLRQVLATGDELLDAPGFGDDPTGEAEGAVARAGILHKYRGRVLLVVAGGCAVNCRYCFRRHFPYDSNRVGRKDWAQALDYVAAAPDIHEVILSGGDPLVADDPALEDLCATIADIHHVRRIRVHTRLPIVLPARVTDRLLAALSPAGVQTVFVVHANHAREIDDGVGQAFQRILDAGMTLLNQSVLLAGVNDDIDTLAELSETLFAHGALPYYLHVLDRVTGAAHFDLPESRALALHAGLRKALPGYLVPRLVREVAGEASKTPLA from the coding sequence ATGCCCAACTCGCCTACATCGTTGACCCTTCATTCCGGCACCGACTGGAAACGCCAGCTCGCCGACGTGGTCCGCGATGGCGACACCTTGCTGTGTGCGCTGGGTCTTACACCCGAGCAGGTGGGCTTCAGCGCAGCGGCCTGCCGGGGCTTCCGGCTCAAGGTGCCCTGGGACTTCGTCCGTCGCATGCGTCACGGCGACCCCGACGACCCGCTGTTGCGGCAGGTGCTGGCCACCGGCGACGAATTGCTTGACGCGCCGGGCTTCGGCGACGACCCCACCGGCGAGGCCGAGGGCGCCGTGGCCCGCGCCGGCATCCTGCACAAATATCGCGGCCGGGTCCTGCTGGTCGTGGCGGGGGGCTGCGCCGTAAATTGCCGTTACTGTTTCCGGCGCCACTTTCCCTATGACAGCAACCGGGTCGGCCGCAAGGACTGGGCGCAGGCCCTGGACTACGTGGCCGCGGCCCCGGACATTCACGAGGTGATCCTCAGTGGCGGCGACCCCCTGGTGGCAGACGACCCGGCGCTGGAGGACCTGTGCGCGACCATCGCCGACATCCACCACGTGCGCCGCATCCGCGTGCACACGCGCCTGCCGATCGTGCTGCCGGCAAGGGTCACGGACCGCCTGCTCGCCGCGCTGTCACCCGCAGGCGTGCAGACCGTGTTTGTCGTACACGCCAACCATGCCCGCGAGATCGACGACGGTGTCGGCCAGGCGTTTCAGCGCATCCTCGATGCGGGCATGACGCTGCTGAACCAATCGGTGCTGCTCGCCGGCGTCAACGATGATATCGATACCCTGGCCGAACTCAGCGAGACCCTGTTTGCACACGGCGCACTGCCCTATTACCTGCATGTACTGGACCGGGTAACAGGCGCCGCGCATTTTGACCTGCCGGAATCCCGCGCCCTGGCCCTGCATGCCGGGCTGCGTAAGGCATTGCCCGGCTACCTGGTGCCAAGGCTGGTGCGGGAAGTTGCCGGGGAGGCATCGAAGACGCCACTGGCCTGA
- a CDS encoding DUF1328 family protein → MLGWILTLLVIALIAGLLGFTGIAGAAAGIAKILFFVFLVLLVIALVARALRGSPPV, encoded by the coding sequence ATGCTTGGCTGGATTCTGACACTGCTTGTTATCGCCCTGATCGCGGGTCTGCTTGGATTTACCGGCATCGCCGGTGCCGCGGCGGGTATCGCGAAGATCCTGTTCTTCGTATTCCTGGTGCTGCTGGTCATTGCCTTGGTCGCCCGCGCATTACGCGGATCGCCGCCGGTATAA